In one window of Solanum pennellii chromosome 2, SPENNV200 DNA:
- the LOC107010653 gene encoding gibberellin-regulated protein 11-like: MTVQKAFVAMLIASFLLVHFVNAQKVDYSKPPASAPQGPQPLDCIGACKYRCSESSRQNLCNRACGSCCHRCHCVPPGTSGNYEACPCYFNLMTHNTTRKCP; the protein is encoded by the exons ATGACGGTCCAAAAGGCATTCGTTGCAATGCTTATTGCATCCTTTCTACTAGTCCATTTCGTTAATGCTCAAAAG GTTGACTACAGCAAGCCACCAGCATCAGCCCCTCAAGGTCCACAGCCACTAG ATTGCATAGGAGCTTGTAAATATCGGTGCAGTGAGTCGTCTAGGCAAAATCTATGCAACAGAGCATGTGGAAGCTGCTGCCATAGATGCCACTGTGTGCCACCAGGGACTTCTGGAAATTATGAAGCATGCCCTTGCTATTTCAATCTTATGACTCATAACACCACCCGCAAATGCCCTTAA
- the LOC107010508 gene encoding uncharacterized protein LOC107010508, which yields METPSSTRRVTRSQALAAANSANKIPLSTKKIEDSEKKTVAKSRNRTGKQSALIDITNDSPIVGLAMGNLGTPSSEMSKKRTMSQAKYLSTPGSGEDLLRGQVKTLLQKVEEEAVLSKISLENRPFLHLKGIVNSPMGLLAPTPANTPLMDFSVNELPAVTASPVEDKFVISQMINEMFEGGKQGNLESEKSYLTRSLLLDFYEKPEGSEQSSVCSSVLTYQGCEVESKEKTTPSDDDNASVWSIQVNASTKDEEEEEELEGGLEEVEEDEYDDDKYDEIEEDGSEVDDLCEAISKINVNFEGKHTRFVYNSDDELEGAEECNVVEAASSPGVLHLKGLPTPKGKHLRFPEEDH from the exons ATGGAGACTCCATCATCAACAAGAAGGGTGACAAGATCACAAGCCTTGGCTGCGGCTAACAGTGCTAACAAGATACCTCTGTCAACGA AGAAAATTGAAGATTCTGAGAAGAAAACAGTTGCAAAATCAAGAAACAGAACTGGGAAACAATCAGCATTGATTGATATAACGAATGATTCCCCCATTGTTGGTCTGGCTATGGGGAATTTGGGGACCCCATCTTCAGAGATGTCCAAGAAAAGGACTATGAGTCAAGCCAAATACTTGAGTACGCCTGGATCTGGCGAGGATTTATTGAGGGGACAAGTTAAGACATTGTTGcagaaggttgaagaagaagCTGTGCTCTCGAAGATTTCGCTGGAAAATAGGCCTTTCCTTCATCTTAAAGGAATTGTCAACTCTCCCATGGGTCTTCTTGCCCCAACTCCTGCAAATACACCTCTTATGGATTTCTCTGTAAATGAGTTGCCTGCTGTTACTGCATCCCCTGTTGAAGACAAGTTTGTCATTTCTCAG ATGATCAATGAGATGTTTGAAGGGGGTAAACAGGGGAATCTTGAATCTGAGAAAAGTTACTTAACAAGATCTCTACTGCTGGATTTTTATGAGAAACCAGAAGGCTCGGAACAATCTTCTGTGTGTTCCTCTGTGCTGACATACCAAGGATGTGAGGTTGAAAGCAAGGAGAAGACGACCCCTTCAGACGACGACAATGCATCTGTGTGGTCGATTCAGGTGAATGCAAGTActaaagatgaagaagaagaagaagagttagAAGGAGGACTtgaagaagttgaagaagacgAATATGATGATGACAAgtatgatgaaattgaagaggatGGAAGTGAAGTTGATGATCTGTGTGAAGCGATTAGCAAGATCAATGTGAATTTTGAGGGGAAGCATACACGCTTTGTGTACAACAGTGATGATGAGCTTGAAGGTGCTGAAGAGTGCAATGTTGTTGAGGCTGCATCATCACCAGGAGTCTTGCACTTGAAGGGGTTGCCAACTCCGAAAGGGAAGCATCTTCGCTTCCCTGAAGAAGACCACtga
- the LOC107010373 gene encoding gibberellin-regulated protein 11-like: MASLKGFAALLIASLVLVHFTYALQEVISGKPPAPSPQPPKPIDCTGSCKTRCSKSSRQNLCNRACGSCCRTCHCVPPGTSGNYEACPCYFNLTTHNSTRKCP; the protein is encoded by the exons ATGGCATCCCTAAAGGGATTTGCAGCTTTGCTCATTGCGTCACTTGTGCTTGTTCATTTCACTTATGCCCTTCAAGAG GTAATTAGCGGCAAACCACCAGCACCAAGTCCTCAACCTCCAAAGCCAATAG ATTGTACGGGATCTTGTAAAACGAGGTGCAGCAAATCGTCACGTCAAAATCTCTGCAACAGAGCATGTGGAAGTTGCTGCCGTACCTGCCACTGCGTGCCACCGGGGACTTCTGGAAATTACGAAGCATGCCCTTGCTATTTCAACCTTACTACTCATAACAGCACCCGCAAATGTCCTTAA